A section of the Gloeobacter violaceus PCC 7421 genome encodes:
- a CDS encoding L,D-transpeptidase family protein has protein sequence MSRSWWVALLWLIWPVVVHAVPIPEDTAQLILVTSADWRATTGRLQRYERSGVTWKPVGDPWPIVLGSGGLGWGQGLAAPAAGGPTKREGDGRSPAGVYRLNETYGYSSAPPPGTAVTYRALTAADRCVDDPQAREYNRIVSIGPDRPETWSSAEVMRRDDELYRWVIVVAHNSDPPRPAGGSCIFLHVWAGAASPTAGCTAMARERIETLLSWLRPEAEPVIVQLPEAVYKVLRSGWGLP, from the coding sequence GTGTCGCGAAGCTGGTGGGTTGCGCTGTTGTGGTTGATCTGGCCCGTTGTGGTCCACGCTGTGCCGATTCCTGAGGATACCGCCCAGTTGATCCTGGTCACCAGTGCCGACTGGCGGGCGACCACCGGCCGTTTGCAGCGCTACGAGCGCTCGGGCGTTACCTGGAAACCTGTGGGCGATCCCTGGCCCATCGTCCTCGGCAGCGGCGGCCTCGGGTGGGGGCAGGGGCTGGCGGCCCCGGCGGCGGGTGGACCCACCAAGCGCGAGGGCGACGGCCGCTCCCCGGCGGGGGTGTACCGGTTGAATGAGACTTATGGCTACAGCAGCGCCCCACCTCCCGGAACAGCCGTGACTTACCGAGCGCTTACCGCTGCCGACCGCTGCGTGGACGACCCGCAAGCCCGCGAGTACAACCGGATCGTCTCCATCGGCCCCGACCGGCCCGAGACCTGGTCTTCCGCCGAGGTGATGCGCCGCGACGACGAACTGTACCGCTGGGTGATCGTGGTGGCTCACAATAGCGATCCGCCCCGGCCCGCGGGCGGATCGTGCATTTTTCTGCACGTCTGGGCCGGTGCGGCCTCGCCCACCGCCGGCTGCACGGCGATGGCGCGCGAGCGGATCGAGACGCTGCTGTCCTGGTTGAGACCCGAGGCCGAGCCGGTCATCGTCCAGCTTCCCGAAGCTGTTTACAAAGTCCTGCGCTCCGGTTGGGGGCTGCCTTGA
- a CDS encoding MFS transporter: MLSLNRYQWTVLFAAWLGWGFDIFDSLLFNFVAPNCVPTLLGLTIGSPEAKEATLQWTGILTSLLLLGWAAGGILFGKIADQIGRTKTLLFTIILYAVGTASCAFAPNIWVLALCRLVASLGIGGEWAAGATMVAEVVPENKRVEAGAILYTAAPAGLLLATFLNLQVAGVFLKSSPETSWRYVFLFGLIPAAAALFVRLFLKEPERWQQVAGKQKPPAIAELFERQNLPLTLSGFLMAVTALLTWWSSSAFIPVVATGLAASEAALRGLAKPETQGLIENWKAIASNSFNLGGLIGTLLTVPAAKYLGRRTMFALYFLLSGAALLVTFGLELPPEVRLYLYFPIGLTVFGVFGSFTYYLPELFPTRLRATGAGFCYNVGRIVAAGGPFLVGYIASQGANSLQSALSTLFWVGFVPLVGLLFIPLVIETRGQVLAD; this comes from the coding sequence ATGCTCTCGCTCAACCGCTATCAGTGGACGGTCCTCTTCGCCGCCTGGCTCGGCTGGGGATTCGACATTTTCGACAGTCTGCTTTTTAACTTTGTCGCCCCCAACTGCGTGCCGACCCTGCTGGGGCTGACCATCGGTTCGCCGGAAGCCAAAGAAGCGACATTGCAGTGGACGGGAATTCTCACTTCGCTGCTGTTGCTGGGGTGGGCGGCAGGCGGCATCCTGTTCGGCAAGATTGCCGATCAGATCGGTCGCACCAAGACGCTGCTGTTTACCATCATCCTGTACGCCGTGGGCACCGCCAGTTGCGCCTTCGCCCCCAATATCTGGGTACTGGCGCTGTGCCGGTTGGTGGCAAGCCTGGGCATCGGCGGCGAGTGGGCGGCGGGGGCGACGATGGTGGCGGAGGTGGTGCCCGAGAACAAGCGCGTCGAGGCGGGGGCGATTCTTTATACGGCGGCCCCGGCCGGTCTGCTGCTTGCGACCTTTTTGAATCTGCAGGTGGCGGGGGTTTTCTTGAAATCGAGCCCCGAGACCAGCTGGCGCTACGTATTTTTGTTCGGGCTCATCCCGGCGGCGGCGGCGCTGTTTGTGCGTCTTTTTCTCAAAGAGCCCGAGCGTTGGCAGCAGGTGGCAGGCAAGCAGAAGCCCCCCGCCATCGCCGAATTGTTCGAACGGCAGAACCTGCCTTTGACCCTGAGCGGCTTTTTGATGGCCGTCACGGCGCTACTCACCTGGTGGAGCAGCTCGGCGTTTATTCCGGTGGTGGCGACGGGATTGGCTGCCAGCGAGGCGGCCCTGCGCGGCCTCGCCAAGCCCGAGACCCAGGGTCTGATCGAAAACTGGAAAGCGATCGCCTCCAACAGCTTCAACCTAGGCGGCCTGATCGGCACCCTGCTCACCGTGCCCGCCGCCAAGTACCTGGGGCGGCGGACGATGTTCGCGCTGTATTTTTTGTTGTCGGGGGCGGCGCTGCTGGTCACCTTCGGTCTCGAACTACCCCCGGAGGTGCGGCTTTATTTGTATTTCCCGATCGGCCTCACGGTCTTCGGCGTCTTCGGCAGCTTTACCTATTACCTGCCGGAATTATTTCCGACGCGCCTGCGGGCCACCGGGGCGGGCTTTTGTTATAACGTCGGGCGGATCGTGGCGGCGGGGGGACCGTTCCTGGTGGGCTACATCGCAAGCCAGGGGGCCAACAGCCTGCAAAGCGCCCTGAGCACCCTCTTTTGGGTCGGCTTCGTGCCGCTGGTGGGGCTGCTGTTTATTCCCCTGGTGATCGAGACGCGCGGCCAGGTACTGGCGGACTGA
- a CDS encoding GNAT family N-acetyltransferase has translation MSIRPARPTDSPEIAYLAYLANRSHLAVAPYDLFFPGSFEQRLGVLEQLVRARTVTWFHWSHFVVAEEQRRVAAVLAGYDSRAVGLHCLGEALYEIGWGERQIAELNERVEPFEGCTPSEGEHAWSIDHVATLPAYRDRGLASALLIHMVEKGRGLGFSAAQLNLYIGNSAAQRIYEKAGFRLVEKCTDPGFEEALGCPGIARMVLALT, from the coding sequence ATGTCCATCCGTCCCGCCCGTCCCACCGACAGCCCCGAGATCGCCTACCTGGCCTACCTGGCGAACCGCTCCCACCTGGCGGTGGCTCCCTACGATCTGTTTTTTCCCGGCTCTTTTGAGCAGCGGCTGGGGGTGCTCGAGCAACTGGTGCGCGCCCGAACGGTGACCTGGTTTCACTGGTCGCATTTCGTGGTGGCCGAGGAACAGCGGCGGGTGGCGGCGGTGCTCGCAGGTTACGACAGCCGGGCTGTGGGTCTGCACTGCCTGGGTGAAGCGCTCTACGAAATCGGTTGGGGCGAACGGCAAATTGCCGAGTTGAACGAGCGGGTGGAGCCGTTTGAAGGTTGTACTCCGAGCGAAGGGGAACACGCCTGGAGCATCGACCATGTCGCCACCCTGCCCGCCTATCGCGATCGCGGCCTGGCAAGCGCGCTGCTTATTCACATGGTCGAAAAGGGCCGCGGCCTGGGTTTCTCAGCTGCCCAGCTCAATCTCTACATCGGCAACAGCGCCGCGCAGCGGATCTACGAAAAAGCCGGCTTCCGGCTGGTCGAAAAGTGCACCGATCCCGGTTTCGAAGAGGCGCTCGGCTGTCCGGGGATTGCGCGCATGGTTCTGGCGCTCACGTAG
- a CDS encoding serine/threonine protein kinase, with amino-acid sequence MAVEPPPQHDEYRCAAAQPMGEEPLSAGQRLGAYRIIRPVGQGGMGAVYLAERDDGQFDKRAAVKILQPQLHGPGLRERFIGERQILASLDHPYITRLLDGGTTEQGLPYLVMDYVEGQPINLYCNERKLDVDERLRLFLKVCEAVHYAHAHRVIHRDLKPANILIDPEGNPRLLDFGIAKLLPADPEATAVFSQSMTRLLTPGYASPEQIKGEAITPASDEYSLAVVLCELLSGRRPGEATPQQLTGKLAGPLASLVLKALCEDPLDRFGSVAAFSLAIERHLTGQALPWPRTGTLLWPIRAHRRLVTAMAAACLAVGLGWWSLQAAVPPARRAIAVLPFENLSGDGRSAYFSKGVAVDLADQLGKTGRFTIIAGRAATGGSHHHLRRPFGTEAVLSGSVRRTGGHIRVVSQLIDARSGVQLWSESFDRPLQSGFADQTEVARQIVGALESQYSPVRKTIAPKSRSAKANCLQNFCPSGGPN; translated from the coding sequence ATGGCAGTCGAACCACCACCGCAGCACGATGAATATCGGTGCGCAGCCGCTCAACCGATGGGCGAGGAACCGCTCAGCGCCGGTCAACGCCTGGGAGCGTACAGGATTATCCGACCCGTCGGCCAGGGCGGCATGGGGGCGGTCTACCTGGCGGAGCGCGACGACGGCCAGTTCGACAAGCGCGCCGCCGTCAAAATTCTCCAACCGCAACTGCACGGGCCGGGCTTGCGCGAACGGTTCATCGGCGAGCGGCAGATCCTCGCAAGCCTCGATCATCCGTACATCACCCGTCTGCTCGACGGCGGCACCACCGAGCAGGGGCTGCCTTATCTGGTGATGGACTACGTCGAAGGGCAGCCCATCAATCTCTACTGCAACGAACGGAAACTGGATGTAGACGAACGGCTGCGGCTGTTTCTCAAAGTCTGCGAGGCAGTGCACTATGCCCACGCCCACCGGGTGATCCACCGTGATCTCAAGCCTGCCAATATTTTGATCGACCCGGAGGGCAATCCCAGGCTGCTCGATTTTGGAATCGCCAAATTGTTGCCCGCCGACCCCGAGGCCACCGCCGTGTTCAGCCAGTCGATGACCCGGCTTTTGACGCCCGGGTACGCCTCGCCGGAGCAAATCAAAGGCGAAGCGATCACCCCGGCTAGCGACGAGTATTCCCTGGCGGTGGTGCTGTGCGAGTTGCTGAGCGGCCGGCGGCCAGGGGAGGCAACCCCACAGCAGCTCACCGGAAAACTGGCCGGTCCGCTCGCCAGTCTTGTGCTCAAGGCGCTCTGCGAAGATCCCCTCGATCGCTTCGGATCGGTGGCGGCATTTTCCCTGGCCATCGAGCGCCACCTGACGGGCCAGGCTCTCCCGTGGCCGCGGACGGGCACGCTGCTGTGGCCAATCCGTGCCCACCGGCGGCTGGTGACGGCAATGGCGGCAGCCTGTCTGGCGGTGGGTCTCGGCTGGTGGTCGTTGCAGGCCGCCGTTCCCCCCGCCCGCCGAGCCATTGCCGTACTGCCCTTCGAGAACTTGAGCGGCGACGGCCGGAGCGCCTACTTCAGCAAAGGCGTCGCAGTCGATCTCGCCGATCAGCTGGGCAAAACCGGGCGCTTTACGATCATCGCCGGGCGGGCGGCCACGGGCGGGAGCCATCACCACCTGCGCCGACCCTTCGGCACCGAGGCAGTGCTCAGCGGCAGTGTGCGCCGCACCGGCGGGCACATCCGCGTAGTCAGCCAGCTTATCGATGCCCGTAGCGGTGTGCAACTGTGGTCCGAAAGCTTCGATCGGCCGCTGCAATCCGGCTTTGCCGATCAAACGGAGGTTGCCCGGCAAATTGTCGGTGCTCTGGAATCCCAATACTCCCCAGTCCGCAAGACGATCGCTCCAAAGTCGCGCTCTGCGAAGGCAAACTGTTTACAAAACTTTTGCCCTTCCGGGGGTCCAAATTGA